Proteins encoded together in one Hymenobacter monticola window:
- a CDS encoding OmpA family protein, whose product MLNSCASSGAMSKADKEFARGQYETAIPLYQADIAKGKNASLNNFRIGEAYRLSNRVELAEPFYKAALDGGVKNADAGFRYAEALKANGKYDEAAAQFSTYASSGGNRTLAARAETEAKNVNASKAMASMKSKYDVMPVDALNSAGSDFGGTMMAGPGSDFVFASNREGKKYLGNGENFYDLYAIKFDNAAAMSGGSARKLEGPFNTEDRHEASATYTPDGKTMVFARSNSGKKNDYRPEGGDKTTLLSDDLWISYLRNGAWTEPVLANINDRTADDFSPVFAPDGTTLYFSSARKGGQGGNDLYKATLGANGRFSPAENLGESINSAGNDNFPGVAPDGTLYFASDGRPGLGKLDLFMVKGGQAVNLGPEVNSVGDDFAPVPMAGDMGLFSSNRAGGKGSDDFYTFKKKPLKLVTFYADGTVLERDDKSNTSTPVGGATVTITGPNGQSQKVTSDAAGKFNVKLDSVSNYAFFAERAGDFSSRTTLSTVGRKPSQDALPNPMNDIQLPVTLTLNKIILAKAIEVKDIFYDYNKYNIRPDAAIRLDTLVQTLVDNPKISIELSSHTDSRGKDAYNMKLSQQRAEAAVAYIVSKGISKSRITAKGYGETRPVVPNAKTEAEYQRNRRTEFKVTRIAK is encoded by the coding sequence ATGCTGAACAGCTGTGCCAGCAGCGGCGCCATGAGCAAGGCCGACAAAGAGTTTGCCCGGGGCCAGTACGAAACGGCGATTCCGCTGTATCAAGCTGACATTGCCAAGGGTAAAAACGCGTCGTTGAACAACTTCCGCATCGGTGAGGCCTACCGCCTTTCCAACCGTGTGGAGTTGGCCGAGCCGTTTTACAAAGCGGCCCTCGACGGTGGGGTGAAAAACGCCGATGCCGGCTTCCGCTACGCCGAGGCCCTAAAAGCCAACGGCAAGTACGACGAAGCCGCTGCGCAGTTCAGCACCTACGCCAGCAGCGGTGGCAACCGCACCCTGGCCGCCCGTGCCGAAACCGAAGCTAAAAACGTGAACGCCAGCAAAGCCATGGCGAGCATGAAGAGCAAATACGATGTGATGCCGGTGGACGCGCTGAACTCGGCGGGCTCCGACTTCGGTGGCACCATGATGGCCGGCCCGGGTTCCGACTTCGTGTTTGCCTCAAACCGCGAAGGCAAGAAATACCTCGGCAACGGCGAGAATTTCTACGACCTCTACGCCATCAAGTTTGACAACGCAGCTGCCATGAGCGGCGGCAGCGCCCGCAAGCTCGAAGGCCCATTCAACACCGAAGACCGCCACGAAGCCAGCGCCACCTACACCCCCGATGGCAAGACGATGGTGTTTGCCCGCTCGAACAGCGGCAAGAAAAACGACTACCGTCCCGAAGGCGGCGACAAAACCACGCTGCTGAGCGACGACCTCTGGATTTCGTACCTGCGCAACGGCGCCTGGACGGAGCCCGTGCTCGCCAACATCAACGACCGCACCGCCGACGACTTCTCGCCGGTATTTGCCCCGGACGGCACCACGCTGTACTTCTCCTCGGCCCGCAAAGGCGGCCAGGGCGGCAACGACCTCTACAAAGCCACGCTGGGCGCCAACGGCCGCTTCTCGCCGGCTGAAAACCTGGGCGAGAGCATCAACTCGGCCGGCAACGACAACTTCCCCGGCGTGGCCCCCGATGGCACGCTGTACTTCGCTTCGGACGGACGTCCCGGCCTCGGCAAGCTCGACTTGTTTATGGTGAAAGGCGGTCAGGCCGTGAACCTGGGCCCGGAAGTGAACAGTGTAGGCGACGACTTCGCCCCCGTGCCGATGGCCGGTGACATGGGCTTGTTCAGCTCGAACCGCGCTGGTGGCAAAGGCTCCGACGACTTTTACACGTTCAAGAAGAAGCCGCTGAAGCTGGTGACCTTCTACGCCGACGGCACCGTGCTGGAGCGCGACGACAAATCCAACACCTCTACGCCCGTGGGCGGCGCTACCGTGACCATCACGGGCCCCAACGGCCAGTCGCAGAAAGTGACCAGCGACGCCGCCGGTAAGTTCAACGTGAAGCTGGACTCGGTGAGCAACTACGCCTTCTTCGCCGAACGCGCTGGTGACTTCAGCTCGCGCACCACGCTGAGCACCGTGGGCCGCAAGCCCAGCCAGGATGCCCTGCCCAACCCGATGAACGACATTCAGCTGCCGGTGACCCTGACGCTGAACAAAATCATCCTGGCCAAGGCCATCGAGGTGAAGGACATTTTCTACGATTACAACAAGTACAACATCCGCCCGGATGCCGCCATCCGCCTCGACACCCTGGTGCAGACGCTGGTGGACAACCCCAAAATCAGCATCGAGCTGAGCTCGCACACCGACTCGCGCGGCAAAGACGCTTACAACATGAAG
- a CDS encoding (Fe-S)-binding protein has protein sequence MADLAARNESPEILFWVGCAGAFDDRYKRVTRAFVRILDHVGTKYAVLGLEESCTGDPAKRAGNEFLFQMQAMQNITTMNGYGIKKIVTACPHCFNTIKNEYPALGGDYEVIHHSTYLQQLINEGKVGVSGGESFKGRRITFHDSCYLGRANDIYEAPREVLAALDADLVEMKRSRANGLCCGAGGAQMWKEPEPGKKDINIERTEEALATLAGRADALANLGGVETETAAPGAHDLQGSIIAVGCPFCMTMMSDGVKNKEQESKVQVFDLAELVASAEGINA, from the coding sequence ATGGCCGATTTGGCAGCCCGCAACGAGTCGCCCGAAATCCTGTTTTGGGTGGGCTGTGCCGGCGCGTTTGATGACCGGTACAAGCGCGTGACCCGCGCCTTCGTGCGCATCCTCGACCACGTGGGCACCAAGTACGCCGTGCTGGGCCTGGAAGAAAGCTGCACCGGCGACCCCGCCAAGCGCGCCGGCAATGAGTTTCTGTTCCAGATGCAGGCCATGCAGAACATCACGACGATGAATGGCTATGGCATCAAGAAAATCGTGACGGCCTGCCCGCACTGCTTCAACACCATCAAGAACGAATACCCCGCCCTGGGCGGTGATTACGAGGTCATTCACCACAGCACCTACCTGCAGCAGCTCATCAACGAAGGCAAGGTGGGCGTGAGCGGCGGCGAAAGCTTCAAGGGCCGGCGCATCACTTTCCACGACAGCTGCTACCTGGGCCGCGCCAACGACATTTACGAAGCCCCGCGCGAAGTGCTGGCCGCCCTTGATGCTGACCTGGTGGAGATGAAGCGCAGCCGCGCCAACGGGCTGTGCTGCGGCGCCGGCGGCGCCCAGATGTGGAAAGAGCCCGAGCCCGGCAAAAAAGACATCAACATCGAACGCACCGAAGAAGCCCTGGCCACCCTGGCCGGCAGGGCCGACGCGCTGGCCAACCTGGGCGGCGTGGAAACCGAAACCGCCGCGCCCGGTGCCCACGACCTGCAGGGCAGCATCATTGCCGTGGGCTGCCCCTTCTGCATGACCATGATGAGCGACGGCGTGAAAAACAAAGAGCAGGAAAGTAAGGTGCAGGTGTTCGACCTGGCTGAACTGGTGGCTTCGGCCGAAGGCATCAACGCCTAG
- a CDS encoding (Fe-S)-binding protein: protein MLQSILFLLLLVAAFGLFAWQVRKIRANILVGRDRDMSGHAAERFRKTLLVAFGQQKMFKRMTPALLHLVVYVGFLVINIEVIEIVIDGLFGNIFGFHRALSFLGPVYDVLMATNEILAALVIVAVAAFWWRRNSNPPLKRFSGPELRLWPKLDANIILYIEVALMLALFFMNTADLKLHQLRGEDLPGTFPVSNLLVGLLPSSEGTLHVLERLGWWIHITGIFLFLNYLPSSKHFHIIMAFPNVWYSRLVPQGQFSNVESITNEVKAMMDPSFVVPPAPTAPDGSALAPTPFGAKDVEDLPWTNLLNAYSCTECGRCTSVCPANLTGKLLSPRKIIMDTRDRMEEKYESPLIFRPNQYGPEAKHEPVTDLMEATLLRGKVTPEELWACTTCNACVESCPVNINPLESIIEMRRFLVLEESAAPNSLNVMFSNIENNGAPWAFSPSDRFNWADDLFAAEKPGATAVA from the coding sequence ATGTTGCAATCCATCCTCTTCCTGCTGCTCCTGGTGGCGGCATTCGGCTTGTTCGCCTGGCAGGTCCGGAAAATCCGCGCCAACATCCTCGTCGGGCGCGACCGTGACATGAGCGGCCACGCCGCCGAGCGATTCCGCAAAACCCTGCTGGTGGCCTTCGGGCAGCAGAAAATGTTCAAGCGCATGACGCCCGCCCTGCTCCACCTGGTGGTGTACGTGGGCTTTCTGGTCATCAACATCGAGGTGATTGAAATCGTCATCGACGGCCTGTTTGGCAACATCTTCGGCTTCCACCGCGCCCTCAGCTTCCTCGGACCGGTGTACGACGTGCTGATGGCCACCAACGAAATCCTGGCCGCGCTGGTGATTGTGGCCGTGGCCGCCTTCTGGTGGCGCCGCAACAGCAACCCGCCGCTCAAGCGCTTCAGCGGCCCCGAGCTGCGCCTGTGGCCCAAGCTCGATGCCAACATCATCCTTTACATCGAAGTAGCCCTGATGCTGGCCCTGTTCTTCATGAACACCGCCGACCTGAAGCTGCACCAGCTACGCGGCGAAGACCTGCCCGGCACCTTCCCCGTCAGCAACCTGCTGGTGGGCCTGTTGCCGAGCAGCGAGGGCACGCTGCACGTGCTGGAGCGCTTGGGCTGGTGGATTCACATCACGGGCATCTTCCTGTTTCTCAACTACCTGCCCAGCTCCAAGCACTTCCACATCATCATGGCGTTCCCGAACGTGTGGTACTCGCGCCTGGTGCCGCAGGGCCAGTTCTCGAACGTGGAAAGCATCACCAACGAGGTGAAGGCCATGATGGACCCGAGCTTCGTGGTGCCGCCTGCCCCGACCGCGCCCGATGGCTCGGCCCTGGCGCCCACGCCCTTCGGCGCCAAAGACGTGGAAGACCTGCCCTGGACCAACCTTCTGAACGCCTACTCCTGCACCGAGTGCGGCCGCTGCACCTCGGTGTGCCCCGCCAACCTGACAGGCAAGCTGCTCTCGCCGCGCAAAATCATCATGGACACGCGCGACCGGATGGAGGAGAAGTACGAGTCGCCCCTCATTTTCCGCCCCAACCAGTACGGCCCCGAAGCCAAGCACGAGCCCGTGACCGACCTGATGGAGGCCACCTTGCTCCGCGGCAAAGTGACGCCCGAGGAGCTCTGGGCCTGCACCACCTGCAACGCCTGCGTGGAAAGCTGCCCCGTGAACATCAACCCCCTGGAAAGCATCATCGAGATGCGCCGCTTCCTGGTGCTGGAAGAATCGGCCGCCCCGAACTCGCTGAACGTGATGTTCTCTAACATCGAAAACAACGGCGCCCCCTGGGCCTTCTCGCCGTCGGACCGCTTCAACTGGGCCGATGACTTATTTGCGGCGGAGAAACCTGGCGCCACCGCGGTAGCTTAA
- a CDS encoding P-loop ATPase, Sll1717 family yields the protein MANKFTFRRNLDVGSLEAETDSFLIEAFTDKGDISVLKDTENVRSIVVGRTGSGKSALLTYLETVEENTKRINPEAMSLKYLSNSDIIKYLKGLGTNLDLFYKVLWKHVFIVEFLKMQFGDDVNKENGAISSFIQRFLMGNKKRTLLEYLRKYHDDGFWEKTDIRVRTIEDQVKRGLTTELKLAPEALQKLFNGTLKFEMGDVLVDKKEIANRAQKVISELQADSIYQVYDILKEDIFNTRQKRFYIIIDDLDKDWVDITIVYDLIRALVITINELKGIPGIKVIIALRDNLYEKALQETEARRMQREKFRQLNLNLEWNHASLKELLNKRLALLMRRQYSRETPTIDDIMPKSGSGKLSGFDYMIQRTLLRPRDIIAFFNKCIEKANGNSIITRAILNQAEQEYSRERLEAIDDEWAENFGSIKPLCEFLKGGPPSFKISDLSVTDLERTLLAEIRDNTSQAYKIANDYVLGVNYTFQDALKSIVTILYRVGVLGVKLSPSDATIYTHTSSKSLDPADITENTKCYVHLMFHAALKIALKTE from the coding sequence ATGGCCAACAAGTTCACTTTTCGTCGTAACCTAGATGTAGGAAGTCTTGAGGCGGAAACAGACAGTTTCTTAATCGAAGCTTTTACTGATAAAGGGGACATATCGGTGTTGAAGGATACAGAAAATGTAAGGTCTATTGTAGTAGGCCGCACAGGCTCGGGCAAATCTGCGCTATTGACGTATCTGGAAACAGTGGAGGAGAATACGAAGCGAATAAACCCTGAAGCAATGTCATTGAAATATCTGAGCAACTCAGATATCATAAAATATCTTAAGGGCTTAGGGACAAACCTCGACTTATTCTACAAAGTATTGTGGAAACATGTATTCATTGTAGAATTTTTGAAGATGCAATTTGGGGATGATGTTAATAAAGAGAACGGAGCAATATCGTCCTTTATCCAAAGATTTTTGATGGGCAATAAGAAGCGTACACTATTAGAGTACTTACGCAAATACCATGACGATGGATTCTGGGAGAAGACCGACATTAGAGTTCGCACTATAGAAGACCAAGTCAAAAGGGGGCTAACAACAGAATTAAAACTTGCTCCCGAAGCGCTTCAAAAGCTATTCAATGGTACGCTCAAGTTTGAAATGGGTGATGTGTTAGTTGACAAAAAGGAAATTGCAAACAGAGCACAGAAGGTAATCAGTGAATTACAGGCCGATTCCATTTATCAAGTTTATGATATACTTAAGGAGGACATTTTCAATACTCGTCAAAAAAGATTTTATATTATTATTGATGATTTAGATAAAGATTGGGTAGATATTACTATAGTATATGATTTAATACGCGCTCTAGTAATAACCATAAATGAATTAAAAGGCATACCAGGAATAAAAGTGATTATTGCTTTGCGTGATAATCTATATGAAAAAGCTTTGCAGGAGACCGAAGCTCGACGTATGCAAAGAGAAAAATTCAGACAGCTTAACTTAAATCTAGAGTGGAATCATGCTTCTCTGAAAGAGCTTTTAAACAAAAGACTGGCCCTATTGATGCGCCGCCAGTACAGCCGTGAAACCCCTACGATAGATGACATCATGCCAAAGAGTGGCAGTGGCAAGCTTTCAGGCTTTGATTATATGATTCAACGAACACTCTTGCGGCCCAGAGACATCATTGCTTTTTTCAATAAATGTATTGAGAAAGCGAATGGCAACTCTATTATCACACGCGCCATTCTCAACCAAGCGGAACAAGAATATTCGCGTGAGCGATTGGAGGCAATTGATGATGAATGGGCCGAAAATTTTGGTTCTATTAAGCCACTCTGTGAATTCCTGAAAGGAGGGCCTCCTTCATTTAAAATCTCGGACTTAAGTGTAACCGACTTAGAACGCACATTACTAGCCGAAATTAGAGACAACACTTCCCAAGCATATAAAATAGCGAATGACTATGTGCTTGGAGTTAATTATACCTTTCAAGATGCGTTAAAATCCATTGTAACCATTTTATATAGAGTTGGTGTTCTTGGCGTCAAACTTAGTCCAAGTGACGCTACCATCTATACTCATACATCTAGCAAGTCGCTTGACCCTGCTGATATCACGGAGAATACCAAGTGTTATGTTCACTTGATGTTCCATGCTGCTCTCAAAATCGCGCTCAAAACAGAATAG
- a CDS encoding TonB-dependent receptor, with protein MRILTLLLFLLLSLISHAQNPGTLTGTVRDRATQEALPGVSVTLEGTSFGTATDAEGRYRLAGVPAGAYNLRVGFVGYDALLRADVAVSSGNVNTLNLELNKSPQALGEVTVTANRAIRVATAETPLSVQRLTTEEIKSNPGGNFDISRVVQSLPGVGGGGSGGTAGFRNDIIIRGGAPNENVYYLDGIEVPVINHFPTQGSAGGPAGILNVSFIEDVTLSSSAFQARYDNALSAVLQFRQRDGNAERIQGNLRTSGTEVAATLEGPLTQNTTFLASARRSYLQVLFKLIDLPIRPDFYDFQFKTTTKLSEKTTLTSLGLGAIDHFEIVPPKKSSPNKEYVLRSNPTIDQWNYTVGLNLRHLVPNGYLNVALSRTQQHSTADAFEYGYVGDESRRKLGARSGETENKLRADVNKRVGRWQYSYGVVGQLVHYDNDLFQRLRAEVRDASGALISPAVAVRFRTDLDFLRYGAFVQATRTYGAESRLTVSAGLRTDGTTALTEGAYRLDRTLSPRASLSYALLPTLNLNASLGRYFKIPPSTILGYRAPNGARVNSDSRYIRSDHAVAGLEWLPGAATRLTLEGFYKKYAYYPVSVRDGISLANLGGDFNAIGNEAVTSTGQGRAYGAEAFFQQKLSGKLFAIVSLTAFRSEFNGADGVYRPTAWDTRFLGSALLGYKLGRGWELGAKFRLGGGAPYTPYDAAASRASYQAVGQGVLDYRQLNTQRLSSFQQLDLRLDKKISLRRLSFDFYIDVQNALLAKPVSVPTYTFERLPDNSAYTTTDGQPLRPDGSNAVPILLPDSDALVVPTVGFIVEF; from the coding sequence ATGCGAATCCTTACCCTGCTGCTTTTCCTGCTCCTCTCCCTTATCAGCCACGCCCAAAACCCCGGCACGCTGACCGGCACCGTGCGCGACCGCGCCACCCAGGAAGCCCTGCCCGGCGTGAGCGTGACGCTGGAAGGCACCAGCTTCGGCACGGCCACCGATGCCGAGGGGCGCTACCGTCTCGCGGGCGTGCCGGCCGGGGCCTACAACCTGCGCGTCGGCTTCGTCGGCTACGATGCCCTGCTGCGCGCCGATGTGGCCGTGAGCAGCGGCAACGTGAACACCCTCAACCTCGAGCTCAACAAAAGCCCGCAGGCGCTGGGCGAAGTGACCGTGACGGCCAACCGCGCCATCCGGGTGGCCACCGCCGAAACGCCGCTCAGCGTGCAGCGCCTCACCACCGAGGAAATCAAGAGCAACCCGGGCGGCAACTTCGACATTTCGCGGGTGGTGCAGAGCCTGCCCGGCGTGGGCGGCGGGGGCTCGGGCGGCACGGCGGGCTTCCGCAACGACATCATCATCCGAGGCGGCGCACCGAACGAAAACGTGTATTACCTCGACGGCATCGAGGTGCCCGTCATCAACCATTTTCCCACCCAGGGCAGCGCGGGCGGCCCGGCGGGCATCCTCAACGTTAGCTTCATCGAGGATGTGACGCTGAGCTCGTCGGCCTTCCAGGCGCGCTATGATAATGCGCTGAGCGCCGTGCTGCAGTTCCGGCAGCGCGACGGTAATGCCGAGCGCATTCAGGGCAACCTGCGCACCTCGGGCACCGAGGTGGCGGCCACGCTGGAAGGCCCGCTCACCCAGAACACCACGTTTTTGGCCTCGGCCCGGCGCTCATACCTGCAAGTGTTGTTCAAGCTGATTGACTTGCCCATCCGGCCCGATTTCTACGATTTTCAGTTCAAAACCACCACCAAGCTGTCGGAGAAAACCACGCTCACCAGCCTGGGACTGGGCGCCATCGACCACTTCGAGATTGTGCCGCCCAAGAAAAGCTCGCCCAACAAGGAGTACGTGCTGCGCTCCAATCCCACCATCGACCAGTGGAATTACACCGTAGGCCTGAACCTGCGCCACCTGGTGCCCAACGGCTACCTGAACGTGGCCCTGAGCCGCACCCAGCAGCACAGCACCGCCGATGCCTTCGAGTACGGCTACGTGGGCGACGAAAGCCGCCGCAAGCTGGGCGCCCGCAGCGGCGAAACAGAAAACAAGCTGCGCGCCGACGTAAACAAGCGCGTGGGCCGCTGGCAGTACAGCTACGGCGTGGTGGGCCAGCTGGTGCACTACGACAACGACTTGTTCCAACGCCTGCGCGCCGAGGTGCGCGATGCCAGCGGCGCGCTCATCAGCCCGGCCGTAGCGGTGCGCTTCAGAACCGACCTCGACTTTCTGCGCTACGGGGCCTTTGTGCAGGCCACGCGCACCTACGGCGCCGAAAGCCGCCTCACCGTGTCGGCCGGCCTGCGCACCGACGGCACCACAGCCCTCACCGAAGGCGCCTACCGGCTCGACCGCACGCTCTCGCCGCGGGCCTCCCTGAGCTACGCGCTGCTGCCCACCCTGAACCTGAACGCCAGCCTGGGCCGCTACTTCAAGATTCCGCCCAGCACCATTCTGGGCTACCGTGCCCCCAACGGCGCCCGCGTGAACTCCGACAGCCGCTACATCCGCTCCGACCACGCCGTGGCGGGGCTGGAGTGGCTGCCCGGCGCCGCCACCCGCCTCACGCTGGAGGGCTTCTATAAAAAGTACGCCTACTACCCGGTGAGCGTGCGCGACGGCATCAGCCTGGCCAACCTGGGCGGCGACTTCAACGCCATCGGCAACGAGGCCGTCACCAGCACCGGCCAGGGCCGCGCCTACGGGGCCGAGGCGTTTTTCCAGCAGAAGCTCAGCGGCAAGCTCTTCGCCATCGTGTCGCTCACGGCCTTCCGCTCCGAGTTCAACGGCGCCGATGGCGTGTACCGCCCCACGGCCTGGGACACGCGCTTCTTGGGCTCGGCGCTGCTGGGCTACAAACTGGGCCGCGGTTGGGAGCTGGGGGCCAAATTCCGCCTGGGCGGCGGCGCGCCCTACACGCCCTACGACGCGGCCGCCAGCCGGGCCAGCTACCAGGCCGTGGGCCAGGGCGTCCTCGACTACCGCCAGCTGAACACCCAGCGCCTCAGCTCCTTCCAGCAGCTCGACCTGCGCCTCGACAAGAAAATCAGCCTGCGCCGCCTGAGCTTCGATTTCTACATCGACGTGCAGAACGCGCTGCTGGCCAAGCCGGTATCGGTGCCCACCTACACCTTCGAGCGCCTGCCCGACAACTCCGCCTACACCACCACCGACGGCCAGCCCCTGCGCCCCGATGGCAGCAACGCCGTCCCCATCCTCCTGCCCGACAGCGACGCGCTGGTGGTGCCGACGGTGGGGTTCATTGTGGAGTTTTGA
- a CDS encoding fasciclin domain-containing protein has protein sequence MKKSLFSLAFVALFSFGATHTASAQKAKTVMVGGAPMYPTKNIVENAVNSKDHTTLVAAVKAAGLVETLQSAGPFTVFAPTNEAFNKLPAGTVETLVKPENKATLTKILTYHVVAGRMTAADLMKAIKAGGGKATLKTVSGGTLTAMMKGKGIELKDEKGGTSMVTIADVMQSNGVIHVVNTVLMPN, from the coding sequence ATGAAAAAGTCCCTGTTTTCCCTCGCTTTCGTTGCCCTGTTCAGCTTTGGTGCTACCCACACCGCTTCGGCCCAAAAAGCCAAGACCGTGATGGTGGGCGGTGCCCCCATGTACCCCACGAAAAACATCGTGGAAAACGCCGTTAACTCGAAAGACCACACCACCCTGGTGGCCGCTGTGAAAGCCGCCGGCCTGGTGGAAACGCTGCAAAGCGCTGGTCCCTTCACCGTGTTCGCCCCCACCAACGAAGCCTTCAATAAGCTGCCCGCTGGCACCGTGGAAACCCTGGTGAAGCCCGAGAACAAAGCCACCCTCACCAAAATCCTGACCTACCACGTAGTAGCCGGCCGCATGACGGCCGCCGACCTGATGAAGGCCATCAAAGCCGGTGGCGGCAAGGCCACCCTCAAAACCGTGAGCGGCGGCACCCTGACGGCCATGATGAAAGGCAAAGGCATTGAGCTGAAGGACGAAAAAGGCGGCACGTCAATGGTGACCATCGCCGACGTGATGCAGAGCAACGGCGTGATTCACGTAGTGAACACGGTGCTGATGCCTAACTAG
- a CDS encoding J domain-containing protein: MSQNHYQVLGVAPSAAAADIKRAYRQLVVRYHPDKHGGDVRYEEEFKAVALAYRILGDPGRRATYDFQLQQATRRAEEARRQQQQRPVSQHVYGVPMPPPAPLRTRPPAGSRERHYQRIPQQRARFNSRDWGLTLLFLLGIALFSLAVKVTMDRVSANRNYDDGLRAYANGNFAAAYAFLEESLHFRPEYAPALRRHGELERLFEHDPEAARADFRAALRHSQPRRVKAQVLYHLGRCESALGRPADADLNYSHALRLDTTLSAAYLSRGKGRLLDLNNAALALTDLTTGLAQRRRAAAPTPWSYVQVRGLALTALGRYNEARTDYFNTLQANPKDGRTHFLLGRLAAHTGDSTAACEFYHRAVNLGYEYARAAEAECR; encoded by the coding sequence GTGAGTCAGAATCATTATCAAGTTCTTGGAGTAGCCCCTTCGGCCGCCGCGGCCGACATCAAGCGCGCCTACCGGCAGCTCGTGGTGCGCTACCACCCCGATAAGCACGGCGGCGATGTGCGCTACGAAGAGGAGTTCAAGGCCGTGGCCCTGGCCTACCGCATCCTCGGCGACCCCGGCCGCCGCGCTACCTACGACTTCCAGCTGCAGCAGGCCACCCGCCGCGCCGAGGAAGCCCGCCGCCAGCAACAGCAGCGCCCTGTTAGCCAGCACGTGTACGGCGTACCCATGCCGCCGCCCGCGCCGCTGCGCACGCGCCCACCCGCCGGCAGCCGCGAGCGGCACTACCAGCGCATCCCGCAGCAGCGCGCCCGCTTCAACTCCCGCGACTGGGGCCTCACGCTGCTTTTTCTGCTGGGCATCGCGCTGTTTTCGCTGGCCGTGAAGGTGACGATGGACCGCGTTTCGGCCAACCGCAACTACGACGACGGCCTGCGCGCTTATGCCAACGGCAACTTTGCCGCCGCCTACGCTTTCCTGGAAGAGTCCCTGCACTTTCGGCCCGAATATGCCCCTGCCCTGCGCCGCCACGGCGAGCTGGAACGCCTGTTTGAGCACGACCCGGAGGCCGCCCGCGCCGATTTTCGGGCGGCGCTGCGCCATTCCCAGCCCCGCCGCGTCAAGGCCCAGGTACTCTACCACCTCGGCCGCTGCGAATCCGCCCTGGGCCGCCCCGCCGATGCCGACCTGAACTATTCCCACGCCCTGCGGCTGGACACCACGCTCAGCGCCGCTTACCTGTCGCGCGGCAAAGGCCGCCTGCTCGACCTGAACAACGCCGCCCTGGCCCTGACCGACCTCACCACCGGCCTGGCCCAACGCCGCCGCGCGGCGGCCCCCACGCCCTGGAGCTATGTGCAGGTGCGCGGCCTGGCCCTAACGGCCCTGGGCCGCTACAACGAAGCGCGCACCGATTACTTCAATACCCTGCAAGCCAACCCTAAGGATGGCCGCACGCATTTCCTGCTGGGCCGCCTCGCCGCCCACACTGGCGACTCCACGGCGGCCTGCGAGTTCTACCACCGGGCGGTGAACCTGGGCTACGAATACGCCCGCGCTGCGGAGGCGGAATGCAGGTGA
- a CDS encoding phage holin family protein, with amino-acid sequence MVTDDDTSKTPRNDSLIGNLTGYLDTRIDLVRLELQQKISTGLVGTIHGVTLAVLGMFFLIFLSVFAGLALNSALDSPFWGFGIVAGFYLVLLVLVLVGVDKSAFQGIVNKMMKDTIYKSDKRQA; translated from the coding sequence ATGGTCACCGACGACGACACCTCCAAAACCCCTCGCAACGATAGCCTGATTGGCAATCTGACCGGCTACCTGGACACCCGCATCGACTTGGTGCGGCTTGAGCTCCAGCAAAAAATTTCCACGGGCCTCGTGGGCACCATTCACGGCGTGACGCTGGCAGTGCTGGGCATGTTCTTCCTCATTTTCCTGAGCGTATTTGCCGGACTGGCGCTTAATTCGGCCCTCGACAGCCCGTTCTGGGGCTTTGGCATCGTGGCCGGTTTCTACCTGGTGCTGCTGGTGCTGGTGCTGGTGGGCGTCGACAAATCGGCCTTCCAGGGCATCGTCAACAAGATGATGAAGGACACTATCTATAAATCTGACAAACGCCAAGCCTAA